The stretch of DNA CCCGTGTTGGCTCAGACGAACACGGCCGAAACCACTCAGGTTATTGTGAAGGCGACCGCCCGGCCACACCTGAGCGAGGAGGTTGCGCCGCCGCCGATCAGCGACTTCATCGTTCCGCCCCGCATCGAGCAGATCGCCCTGTCACCGGACGGCAGTCACTTTGCCTTCATTACGCGCAAGGCAGGGTTGCGGCTTCTGACGGTATATAATGTCGATGATGGCAGCAATCAGGTCATTCGCCTGAGTGAGGACCCGCTCTCGACCCTGACCTTTCTCGATAACGATTATATTGCGCTGTCCGACACGCGAACTGCCTCTCGCAGCACCTGCCCGTCGGGTCTGGATAAGACCTTCAAGGCGGCACAATCGGTCGATGATTATCGCTCAGCCCTGACGGACGGCGGCTTCGGCAGTGGTACGACGAACAATTCCGGGGCCAGCGAAGACTGGCTGATCGCTACGATGATCTCGACCGCGCTCACGCCACCGCCTTGCAGGAGTTACGGTGTGCGCGCTCATGAAGCTGCCGCTATTGTCGATCTGCGCACCAAACAATCCCTCAGCCTTGGCGCGCGCATGGGCGGCGACTACGATCAGATGCCGCTCGGCCTGCCCAAGCCCGTGATGATGGACGGCAAGCTCACGCTGGTGGGCCCGTTTCTCGAACTGCGAGACAAGTCGATCGCCGGACAGGTGGCGCAGCGCGTCTATCTGTGGAAGGTCGATCCGCAGACCGGACGCGGGCGGATCATCGACGACAAGGGCGGTGATCTCGACCGGGAGGGCAGCTATGTTGATGACTGGCTGACCGATGGTAAGGGTCAGCCGCAGGTGCGCGCGCAATATACCTATATCAGCGAAACCTTTGCAATCGAGACGCGCCAGGAGGGAAAGTGGACACCGCTTCTAACGCGAAAGATCGACGCCAAGGCCCACACCGTTGCCCCCTTTCTGGTCGGGCGCGGGCGCGATGGTCAGTCCCTGCTGCTGCTGGATGCAGCGACTGGCTCCGATGGCAAGCGCTTCCACTATGTCGAACTGTCGCTTGACGGCAAGGTGTCCGAACCGCTCAATGAGGACGCTTCTCGCGACCGTCCCGTCTTCCATCCGCAGACGGGGGCCCTGGCTGGCTTTGCCCATGATGGTGAAGTCACAACCTACACTTTTTTCGACGCCGATCTCGCCGACTATTACAGCCATGCCGTTGATACGGCACCGGGTCAGGCCGTGCGCGTCGCTGCCATAGCCAATGACCCGGCCAAAATGATCCTGTTTGCGCAGGGGGGTGATGATCCGGGGTCGTGGTCCTATTACGACTTCATCAAGGGCAGGCGCGTCGATATCGGCTCCCAGTATCCCGACGTGCCGCAGGACTGGGTGGCTTCGCAACGCACCGTGCGCTACCCGGCTGCCGACGGCTTAACCATTTCCGCCCTTGTGACCCTGCCGCGTCAGGGCGAAGTCAAGAAGCGCGCGCTGGTCGTCCTGCCGCATGATGGACCTCTGTCGCATGTGGGACGCGGCTATGACTGGCTCGCACAGGTTTTGGCCTCGCGAGGTTATGTCGTGATGCAGCCCAATTACCGCGGCTCGGATGGCTACGGTGCGGCCCTGCAGGATGCCGGAAAAGGGCAGTGGGCGGGCAAAAGCCTCAGTGATCTGGCGGATGGCGTCAAATATCTGGCCGCGCAGGGTCTTATTGACCCGAAGCGCGTATGTATCGCCGGGGAGGGCTATGGTGGGTATGCGGCACTTAGAGGCGCCCAAGCTCAGAACCCTTATCGCTGCGCGGCGTCCATTAATGGCATCATCGACCCGGACGACTACCTCAAGACTGCCCGCAGCAATGCCCCGGTCGATGCCATAGCGTCGCTGAAGGCCGATCCCGCGGCCCCGCGGGCCTTCGTCGCCGACACCCTATCACCGGGCCAGATCGAGACGCAGTTTGGTCAGACCCCTCCTCCGGTCATTGGTGCCGCCGATATCAGCAAACCCGTTTTGCTCATTGCTAGCCCCAATGACGCCGTGGTTCCTTCACGCCAATCGCGCGCTCTGCGCGATGCCTTGCAACGCGCAGGGAAAACGGTCACCTTTGTTGAACTTCCCGACAATGGACATGAGTTGAAAACACAGGCGAGCCGTCTCAGCGCGGCGCAGGCCCTGATCGACTTTCTGGCGAAACACAACCCGGCAAAATAGGACTGCTCGTTTTGACATGGCCCTGACGGGGCGTGTGCCCTGTCTGCGCCTACCATGCGTAACCGCGCGTTGAAGTTAAGCGTTTCGAAACCATGATTGACTACGAATTTTGCTGTGTAGATCGGGTATTCGAATGTTTGCAAAATCTCTGCCGCTTAAGCTTTCCGCGTATTGCGCGCTTGCGCTGTGCCTGGCCTTTGGCGCCGGCGCAGTCGTGATCACCAGCCAGAGCGCAGACGCTCAGCACAAACAGAACGCCGAGATCCAGCTGAACCTGGCCAAAAGTCAGGGTGAGGCCGTCTCTCGCCGGCTCGACCTGGCGGCGAAAGCGGCCGCAGAGATAGGGTCGGCAGCCATCGCGCTGAAAGAAAGTGGGGCCACCTCCCGTATCACTCAGGATGCCGTTCTTAAATCCGTTCTGGAGCGCAACCCGGAGATTCTCGGCGCTTACACGGCTTACGAGCCGAATGCCCTTGATGGTCAGGACGCCAAGTATGCGGGCACAGAGGGCACGGACGCTTCCGGCCGGTTCATCTCCTATTGGAACCGGGGATCGGGAGCGATCATCCGGGAAGTGCTCGCCGATTATGACAAGCCCGGCGCTGGCGATTACTATCAGCGCCCCAAAAATGAAGGTCGTTCGGTCGCTATTGAGCCTTACATCTATCCCGTCGCGGGTAAACCGGTGCTGATGACCTCGTTCACGCATCCGCTGCAAGTTAACGGGCAGTTCATAGGCATTTCGGGTGTTGATATTGATCTGGGCAGCCTGAATGCCGAGATGGCAAAGGCAAAACCGTTCGGCACAGGCTTCGTTGCGCTCGTGTCTTCCACTGGTCTGGCTGTCAGCCACCCGGACGTAAAGACACTGGGCAAGCCTCTGACAGAGGTTGACCCCGGCACGGCGCAGGCCGCGAAACAAGCCATTGAGAGCGGTAAGCAGGTCGCGTTTGACGGGAAGGGTGTAGATGGTAAAAGCTGGCGCTATCTGGCGCTTCCCATCAAAGCCGGGGCGACCGGTGATGTATGGGCCGTTGTGGTCGAGGTTCCGGTTGCGACGCTCAATGCGGACATCAATCGCAGTCTGGGAAATATGATCCTTATCTCCCTGCTCAGCATTGTCGCGGCTATGGGTGCGCTATACGTGCTGATAAGCCGGATGGTCGGGGTGCCCCTGCGAAACCTCGGCTCGGTCATTGATCGCATGGCGGCTGGAGATCACAATGCGCAGGTGCGCGAGGCAAGCCGTTCGGATGAAGTGGGTGCTATCGGCAAGGCAGTGATGTCCTTCCGCGAAAGTCTGAGGCTTAAGGCCGAAGCCGAGGCCTTGAGGGAGCGCGATCAGCAAAGCGAACAGACGCGCCAGCGTCAGCAGTCCATGAATGAACTCGCCTCGCGGTTTGAGACCGCGGTCGGTGGGATCGTTGAAATGGTGTCGGCGGCAGCCACAGAAATGCAAGCAACGGCTCAGCAACTGACGTCAACCGCGCAGGAATCCGCCTTTAAAGCCAGATCGGTCTCCGTGGCCGCCGAGGAAGCCGGGAGCAATGTGACGTCCGTGGCGGGCGCTGCCGAAGAACTGGGCGCATCCGTTTCGGAAATCAGCCGGCAGGTTGAGCACTCTCTGGCGAAGGCTCGGGAGGCGGTCGACGAAGCGGAGACGACGCGCGCGATTGTGCACGAACTCTCCGAAGCGTCCGGACGCATCACCGGCATCGTCGATATGATCTCAGGCATCGCCGCGCAAACCAATCTGCTGGCGCTAAACGCCACGATTGAGTCCGCTCGCGCGGGCGAGGCCGGACGCGGCTTCGCGGTCGTAGCATCGGAAGTCAAGATACTGGCTCAGCAGACGGCCAAGGCGACTGATGAGATCAATCACCAGATTGCGGCCATTCAGACGACAACCACGCAGGCCGTTGCCGCCATTGAGAACATCTCGGCGACTATACAGGCTCTCAATGACTCCTCGGCGACGATCGCCAGTGCCGTCCAGCAGCAAGGCGGTGCTACCCACGAGATTGTTCATTCCGTAACGCGCGCTTCTGCTGGTGCTTCTGAGGTTTCCTCAAACATTTCAGGGGTCGCCCGAATGGCCGAGGAAACAGGGCAGGGGGCGTCTCAGGTCCTGAGTGCGTCTTCTGAACTGGCGCAACAGGCCGAACGGCTCCAGGGTCAGGTTCACACGTTCCTGGCTCAGGTCAGGTCCGCCTAAAACGCCGCATCGTGGTCAGACATTTACCCATGTTCGGAGGTGCCCGGCGGCAGTGAACAGCCAAGGTGCCGCGGCCTTACCTGCTCCTAAGTTTCGACCACAAGCGTGTCACCAACATAGACCTGATAGTCTTTGATGCGACCCGTTACACCGTCTCCGCCTTGTCTCGGCGTATAACGGAAGCCCGCAACTTCGATTGTCCCGCCGAGGTCAATCGCCAGATAATGCGGGTGATCGCGGACGTCGGCAGAGCGAACGGCCGAATGCCAGAAATCGGCGGCCTGACCATTGATAGCGTTCACGGCCGCCCCGTTCAGGCTCGCGACCTCCTCACTATCGACATAGGCCACCGACCAGTCCGACTGATTGATGGGCTGTCCCGCCCTATCGAGGAGGGCAATTTCGGCCACGGCGGCAAACCCTTTCTGGTCATGCGCATTTTGCGAGACGAGGCAGAACTGTCGGCCGTTAGCCGGTGTCTCGAACATCACGTCCTGGCTGCTTGATCCCGGACGGAACGCCCCCGAATGGGTCGGAGGGATGTTTGCGAGCGCCAATGTGCGATTGGACTTCGGCTTCGGGAGATCCCTGTCGAGCCGCAACGCGTCCAGTATGGGGGTCGTTTGCCCGAGCACAACCGGCTTGTCTGGCCCCGTAAGATCGAGGACCACAATTTCATTCACGCCCTTTTTAATCCAAGGGCCCGGAAGATACATGGTCTGAGTGGGGCCGATGCTCCAGTAGCGACCGAGACAGCGGCCATTGATCCACACGACGCCAAGGCCCCAGTTCGACATGTTCAGGAACGAATCGTCGCGTGACGTCGCGGTGAAAGTGCCGCGATAGAAGGACGGCCCGCTCGCGGTTTCCTTCGTCCAGTTGAGCTTCGGAAGGTTGCCATCGGCGCCGAAATCAATCGCCCGCAGTTCCCAGTTTACGACAGGTATGGGCGCGGAGCCTTTGGGGGTAAACGTTACCGGCCCGTGAATGCCTTTGCGATCATGAACCTCCACCCCGAAATTCACGCGCGCGATGGTATAGAGCAGGATTTCAATTACCGCATCATATGATCGGGCGGGGATAGTCACCGACGTGCGCTGATGGCGCACATCAAACGTGCCTACCTCTTTTCCATCGACCCGGATCCAGGCCAGATCGCGCGCCTTATTCACCTTGAGGACGCCTTCAGGCCCGGCCGGCAAGACGGCCTTATAAGAGACCAGACCGCGACTGATGCCGTAAGCTTCGATGGATCGAAGCTCACTCGCCTGAATAGGGTTCGAGGTGTAGCCGGCGCTCACCGGGGCACACTCTTCAAGACTGAAGGGGGCGAGAGCCATCGTGTCCTTTTGCGGAGGGGGGGCGGGCAACCTTTCCCCGGCTTTCAAAAACGGCCGCATGGCTGAGCGGTAGGCCTCGAACTTTTCCCCGATCCGCCCCGCTTCGCTAATGGGCGCATCATAATCATAGCTGGTCGTGTCCGGCTGAAACGGTCGGTCACAACCTCCCCAGAGCCCAAAGCTCGTGCCCCCGTGCGCCATGTAGAGGCTGAAAGAGCCATTTTGTTGGAGCATCCACTTGATGTCGGCCACCGAGCTTTGAACGCCACCAGTTCTATGCCCGGCCCCCCAGACGTCAAACCACCCGGAATAGTATTCGCCGCACATCAAAGGCGCGCGTTGGACGGCGCGCAGAGTATTGAAGCCCGTTTCAGGATCATTGCCGAAGTTGGCAACGGACAATAGCTCCGGGATATGGGTTTTGGCGACAACGTGGGTCGGATTGCACTGAAAGAGTGGCACATCAAACCCGGCCTGCTCAACGGCCTTACGCATGCCTTGCAAATACTCAAGATCGTTTCCGAAAAATCCGTATTCGTTCTCGACCTGCACCATCAGGATGGGGCCGCCTTTGGTAACCTGAAGCGGGCCAAGATGGCGACCCACCTCCTCAATCCAGCGGTGCGCCGGCCCGGTGAAGGCCTCAGCGCGGGTGCGCAGAAATGCATCCCCTTCGGCCTTCAGCAACCACCAGGGCAGGCCCCCCATCTCCCATTCGGCACAGGCATAGGGGCCCGGTCGAAGAATGACCCAAAGACCTTCTTTCTGCGCCATGCGACAAAAGGCGGCGGCATCCCTCTGCCCCTCCCAGTCAAACTGGCCCTCGTTCCACTCGTGGTAATTCCAGAACAGATAAGCGCACACGGCATTTAACCCCATCGCCTTGATCATCTTGAGGCGATGCGGCCAGTACTCGCGGGGTACACGGGGGAAATGCATCTCGCCACATCGAATTTGGATAGGGCGGCCATCGAGGAGGAAGTCGGATGGCCCAATCTCAAAACGGTGCGCTTTAGCCAGAGCGGCGGCGCCCGGCATGAGCGTCGATACGGAGGCGGCCATACCAGCGGACAGGGTCAGGCGACGCGAGGGGAGAAAGGGCATACCGGCAGACTTTCCTGAATAGTGTCACCCACCGAAGGGTTCATGCAGAAAATTATATGACAAATATGCCCGAAGCAACGAGAAATTGTCAGACCTATGGCCGGCGGGAGAAAGTGGTATTGGCACTTCCGGCAGTTATCAGCCTCACCGCTGACTACGTATGAAACCGTGAAATTGAACTTACCCCGCCCATCGGCGAACGTCGGTCGTTGCGAGAGATGCAGCCGAGGCCGCGTGTCGTCGTGCCCGCTGCCTGATGTTCACTCTTTGTCTGATGATGCTGCACATTTGAACTTTGGTTATTTGCGGCCTATGTGAGCAGTCGGCATATGTATGGTTTAAAATTGCGGATACTTTATTTTAATTTCGCGGGAGCCGGCTCAATAAAAACGCGGGCCTCAGAAGAGGTGAAATGTAACCGTTCCGTATCCGCGCTGGCAGGCGGCATCGATCCGAACTGCGCTCAAGGAGCGCAGGTCCTCCTGCTGGAAGGGCCGAGGCAGTGCGGAAAGACCACACTTGCCCGACAGATAGCTGGAGGAGGCGAAGGGACAATCTACCGCACGTTGGATGATCAGACCCTTCTCAATTCGGCCATCGAAGATCCCCATGGCTTTGTCGCCCACGGCAATGAGTTAATGATCATTGATGAGGTACAACGCGCCCCTCTTTTATTACCCGCTGTGAAGAAGGATGTCGACGAGAACGAAACACCAGGCCGTTTTATCCTCACGGGCTCTGCCAATTTTCAGTCCCTACCCAAGGTTAATGAGTCCATGGCTGGGCGTGTCCGAAAAGTGCGTCTCAGACCGCTCAGCGAGGGCGAATTGGAAAATGCTCAGCCGCAATTCCTGGCAAGAATCTTTGCCGGCGATGTGAAGGGCCTGCCGGCATCTAACTTGAACAAGGACGACTATCTCACCTGGGCCCTCCGCGGCGGCTTTCCTGAGGTCGTACGACTGGAAAGCGACCGGCAGCGCCGCCTGTGGCATAAGGACTACGTGCAGGCGCTCATTGATTGCGACCTTAGGGATATCGCCAATATCCGCCTGGTTATCGAAATATATGGATGTATCAGCTATCGGCGCTTCGCTCGCGCTGACCCATGGGACACTCGAGTCTTATATCAAAGCCGTTGAAACCTTATATCTGGTCGATCGTGTCCGCCCTTGGACAAAGACCGACTACGCACGGGTCGGCAAGAAAGATAAATTGTTCATGGCAGATACCGGCCTGACGGCGTCCTGCATGGGGTGGTCTCTGGACAAGGTGCGGCTGAACGGCGAATTGAACGGCAAACTGATAGAGACATTTGTCTACACCCAACTTGCAGCGCTGGTCGATGCGAGTTCGGGGGAGTACACACTCAGTCATTACCGGGACCGGGAAAAACGTGAAGTCGATTTCCTTGTTGAGAACGATGACGCCATTGTGGGCGTCGAAGTAAAAGCCGGAACAAATATCGACGCGAACAGTTCAAGCACCTGAAGTGGTTCAAGGCGAATATGGCGGGGGAAAAACCCTTCTACGGCATCGTGCTTTATTCGGGCGAGTATACCGTATCTTTCGGCGAGGGCCTTTGGGCGGTCCCCACTAGCGCGCTTTGTTGCGCATAATATAAGTTCGGAGAAGTGTTACCAGGCCCGAACAAAGAGCGTTAGAGTTTAGAGGCGATGTACGCGCGCCATCCGCCAAGATCGGTTATATCGGTCGCGCCTACGACAGCGCGCGGTTCAGCCACAAATCCCTTGACCTGTTCGCCACTTTTGAGCGTCACCGTTCCGATGGCCAGAGGCGGCGGCACTTCCGCGACAAAGCTCCCGAATGCCGCGACGCTCAGTTCATAGATTTCGACCTCGATGCCTGTACCGCTGTTGTCGTGTATGAGGGCAGGCTTCGGCGGGACAGTGTCGGCCATGGCATAGAGCTTGTAGGTTGCCGCCGTCGTGGTCTTTTCGATAAATTTTGCGTCGCGCGAAGTGAGCTGCCAATGGAGCGGCATGCCTTCAAGGTGCGCGCCGACGACGCTGAGTTTGATCGTGTCCATGCGTGACTCCTGTGTGAGGTCGTAATCGGGGCGAGCGTAGGCATTGTGCCCATTCCATTGGCTAGCGAAATCCAGCAACGCATTGTCAGTTGCTGCCGAACCGATAAAGGTGATGCCGAAGCCGGTGCCGTTCGGGCGGAAACCGGCGGGCACGGCGACGGCTGCCATATCCAGCAGATTGACGAAATTGGTATAGAGGCCGAGATTGGCGTTGAGTGCGAGCGGGGACGCCTGCATCTCCTTGACGCGGTAAATGGTCGGCGCGGTCGGCAGCATCAGGATGTCGATGTCGTCCCACAGCTCTTCCGCATAGCGTTTATAACCGGCGAGCTTGTAGTGGCCGTCAAAGGTTTCGACCCCAGTGACGGTGAGCCCCCCTTCGACGATCTGGCGCACCGTGGAGTCAATGGACGCCGGCGAGGCTTTGAGAAAATCGGCGATGGCGGCGGTGCGTTCGGCGACCCAGGGGCCGGAATAGAGAAGGGCGGCCGCTGCACTCAACGGGGCAAGGTCGATCTCCACCACCTCAAAGCCCATGCCTATGAGACGCTCAAGCGCCCGGGCGTAAAGGTATTCTGAATGGATATCACCGCACCAGTTCAACTGCGACGCGACCCCGATCCGGCGCACGGGACGCGCTACAGGGGGCAGGTCGCGTGAATATTCATCCTTTGCATCGTATCCACCGACCACGGAATCCACCAATGCCGCGTCTTTCGGATCTTCGGTGAAGACGCTGATGCAGTCCAGCGTCCGGCAGGCCGGGACCAGGCCCGTTGTGCTCCAGCGGCCTTTGGTTGGCTTGTATCCGGTGAGATGGTTGAAAGCCGCGGGGACGCGGCCCGATCCGGCCGTGTCGGTTCCAAAGGCGAAGGCGACGAGGCCCGCTGCCGTGGTGACCGCTGAACCGGAACTTGATCCACCGCTGACATAGGCGCGGTTGAAGACGCAGCGCGGCGCGCCGTATGGGCTGCGGCTGCCATTCAGACCCGTAGCGAACTGGTCGAGATTGGTCTTGCCGACAAGTATGGCGCCGGCGTCGAGCGCCTTTTGCACCACGGTTGCGTTGGAGGTCGCGGCATAGGCATAGTCCGGGCAGCCAGCCGTCGTGTCGAAACCTATAGCATCAATATTGTCCTTCACCGCGAAAGGCACTCCGGCCAGCGGCAGGTGCGTACCCGCCTTGACCTGAGCGTCGATGTCGCGGGCGCGGGCGCGAAGGGTTTCGGCCTCGGCCCGCGAGATCCATGCCTGCGGTTGGACCTCGTCGTATTCGGCCAGACGTGCGATAACGTCCTCGACGACCGCTAGTGCAGAGGTCTGCCCGCTATTCACGGCATCAGCAATCTGTGCGGCATGGAGGCGATCCATCAGATCGCCTCCAGCGCCAGGAGAGGTGCGCCCGGATTGACCGGTTTACCCTCTTCGACATAGACGGCGCGCACGATCCCCTTGTGTGGCGCACCGATACCGCATTCGGTCTTCATGGCTTCGATAACCGCAATGATCGCGCCTCTTTCCACCGTGTCTCCGGCCTTAACGTGCATCTTCCAGATCGAACCGCCAAACGGGGATTCGATCAGTTCGCTGCCTTCCGGTGCGATAATCTCCTCGTTATCCGTCTCGATCGCTGTGTCAGCGGTGAGCGCTGCCACGCGGTCGAACTCACCGCGCGCCTGCCAGTCTTCGCGTTCGGCGAGGAAGGCGGCCTCACGCTGCGTCTGGAAAGCCGAGATGCTGTCGGCTTCCTGCGTCAGAAACGCGCGGTAGTCTTTCAGGCGGAAGACGCTGTCTTCCACCTTAATGGCCCGACGACCCAGCGGGAAATCACGCCGCCAGTCGGTCAGTTCCTCATGGCTAACCGGGAAGAAGCGGATCTGATCGAAGAAACGCAACAGCCACGGCTTGCCGTCGACGAAGGCATCGGTCTGCCGATAGGTGTTCCAGACCTGAATAGTGCGGCCAAATAGCTGGTAGCCGCCTGGGCCCTCCATGCCATAGATGCACATGTAAGCGCCGCCAATACCCACTACGTTGGGCGGCGTCCAGGTTCGGGCGGGGTTGTACTTCGTCGTCACCAGTCGATGGCGCGGGTCGATCGGCGTGGCGACCGGCGCGCCGAGGTAGACATCTCCCAATCCCATGACGAGATAGTGTGCGTCGAAGACGGTGCGCTTGACGTCGTCGGCGCTGTTCAGGCCATTCACCCGGCGGATGAATTCGATATTATCCGGGCACCAGGGAGCGTCGTCGCGCACGGAGGCCATGTACTTGTCGATGGTCTGATAGATGGCGGGATCACCCCAACTCAAGGGCAGGTGCACGATGCGCGAGGGGATTTCGAAGTCGTCCAGGGTGCCTAAGCGGTCTTCGGCTGAGATCAACTCGTCGAGGAGCGTGCCCTGCGGCAGAATGCGGCTGTCGAAATGGATCTGGATCGAACGGATACCCGGCGTGACGTCGATGATCCCGGCGAGCTTTGCGGCTTCGATTTCCAGGAGTAGGGCGTGAACGCGCAGACGCAATTCGATATCGAGTACGATCGGGCCGTACTCGACCAGAAGGTGCCTGTCGCCCTGGCGGCGATAAACGACCTGTGGCCGGTCACCCTGGGCGGGAAGCGTGTGTAGAATGGGCGAGGCGCAGGCTGTAAAATCAGGCAGGGACGGCGAGGCCGTGAGTGCGGCGATGGATGCGTCTTGCGCCCGTTCGGCCGCCACCGCATAGGCGTCATCGACAGGCACGAAGCGCACCGTGTCCCCAGGGGCCAGTTGCCCAATTTTCCAAAGATCGGCCTGTATGACCACGAACGGACAGACGAAACCGCCGAGCGACGGGCCGTCGGGACCGAGGATGATCGGCATGTCGCCGGTGAAATCGACCGCGCCGATGGCATAGGCGTTGTCGTGGATGTTCGACGGGTGCAGCCCGGCTTCGCCGCCGTCCTTACGCGCCCATTCTGGCTTAGGGCCAGACAGGCGGATACCGGTGCGGTTGGAATTATAGTGCACCTTCCACGCTGTGCCCGCGACCATCTCGATGTCGCCGGGGGTGAAGAAGTCCGGCGCGCCGTGCGGGCCGTACAGGACATGCAGCTCCCATTCGCGCGTCAAGGCGGGGCGCAGGGCTTCCGGCAAAACCGCTTCCTCGGCGGATGACGCCGCACTGAGATGCAGGGTATCGCCCGTAGTGACGCCGCGCCCGGCGTGACCGCCGAACTCACCCAGCACGAAGGCCGAGCGACTGCCCAGATAGGCGGGCACATCGAAGCCCCCGGCGACCAGCAGATAACCGCGCAGGCCCGCGCCGAGGACGCGACCTATTTTGAGGGTCTGGCCCGCCTTGACCGCAAAGGGTTGGTAGAGGGGGGCCGTTCCGCCGTCCAGCGTCGCTTCGAAGGCGGCACCCGTCAGGCATACGGTCGTCGCCGCCTTGAAGGTGAGCGTCGGCCCGGCAGCGGTAAACTCCAATCCAGCCGCGTCCGCGCCATTGCCCAGCAGGCGATTGCCAAGCCGGAAGGCCAGCGAATCCATCGGCCCTGACGGCGGTACGCCGACATCCCAATAGCCCTGCCGACCAGGATAGTCCTGCACCGTAGTGGCTGGGCCTCCGGACAGCACCTTGACCGTGTTCGGGGCATAGGGGATCTGTTCCAGTGCCCGTGTGGAAACCTTGCCGCTGGTGAAGGCGTCAGAGCGGACAACGGTGCGAAGCCAGTTGAGATTGGTCTCGATCCCGGCCAATCTCGTTTGATCCAACGCTTCGGCCAAAGCCTTGGCTGCCGTCTCGCGGTCGGGCGCGGTGACAATCAGCTTGGCCAGCATGGGGTCATAGTAGGCGCTGACATCCGAACCCGACGTCACCCAGCCATCGACGCGCGGCCCTTGCGGAAATTTCACCTCGATCAGGCGACCCGACGACGGACGATAGCCTTCGGCCGGGTCTTCGGCATAGAGGCGCACCTGTATCGACGCGCCTTCGCAGTTCGGCGTCGATTTTAGGAAGCTGTAATCGCCTGCCGCGCCCCGTATCATCCACTCGACCAGATCGACGCCCGTGACCTGTTCGGTAACGCCATGTTCGACCTGCAGGCGGGTGTTGACCTCAA from Asticcacaulis excentricus CB 48 encodes:
- a CDS encoding methyl-accepting chemotaxis protein; translation: MFAKSLPLKLSAYCALALCLAFGAGAVVITSQSADAQHKQNAEIQLNLAKSQGEAVSRRLDLAAKAAAEIGSAAIALKESGATSRITQDAVLKSVLERNPEILGAYTAYEPNALDGQDAKYAGTEGTDASGRFISYWNRGSGAIIREVLADYDKPGAGDYYQRPKNEGRSVAIEPYIYPVAGKPVLMTSFTHPLQVNGQFIGISGVDIDLGSLNAEMAKAKPFGTGFVALVSSTGLAVSHPDVKTLGKPLTEVDPGTAQAAKQAIESGKQVAFDGKGVDGKSWRYLALPIKAGATGDVWAVVVEVPVATLNADINRSLGNMILISLLSIVAAMGALYVLISRMVGVPLRNLGSVIDRMAAGDHNAQVREASRSDEVGAIGKAVMSFRESLRLKAEAEALRERDQQSEQTRQRQQSMNELASRFETAVGGIVEMVSAAATEMQATAQQLTSTAQESAFKARSVSVAAEEAGSNVTSVAGAAEELGASVSEISRQVEHSLAKAREAVDEAETTRAIVHELSEASGRITGIVDMISGIAAQTNLLALNATIESARAGEAGRGFAVVASEVKILAQQTAKATDEINHQIAAIQTTTTQAVAAIENISATIQALNDSSATIASAVQQQGGATHEIVHSVTRASAGASEVSSNISGVARMAEETGQGASQVLSASSELAQQAERLQGQVHTFLAQVRSA
- a CDS encoding alpha/beta hydrolase family protein; the encoded protein is MRRRLSGLTIGTALSVCLAAMPVLAQTNTAETTQVIVKATARPHLSEEVAPPPISDFIVPPRIEQIALSPDGSHFAFITRKAGLRLLTVYNVDDGSNQVIRLSEDPLSTLTFLDNDYIALSDTRTASRSTCPSGLDKTFKAAQSVDDYRSALTDGGFGSGTTNNSGASEDWLIATMISTALTPPPCRSYGVRAHEAAAIVDLRTKQSLSLGARMGGDYDQMPLGLPKPVMMDGKLTLVGPFLELRDKSIAGQVAQRVYLWKVDPQTGRGRIIDDKGGDLDREGSYVDDWLTDGKGQPQVRAQYTYISETFAIETRQEGKWTPLLTRKIDAKAHTVAPFLVGRGRDGQSLLLLDAATGSDGKRFHYVELSLDGKVSEPLNEDASRDRPVFHPQTGALAGFAHDGEVTTYTFFDADLADYYSHAVDTAPGQAVRVAAIANDPAKMILFAQGGDDPGSWSYYDFIKGRRVDIGSQYPDVPQDWVASQRTVRYPAADGLTISALVTLPRQGEVKKRALVVLPHDGPLSHVGRGYDWLAQVLASRGYVVMQPNYRGSDGYGAALQDAGKGQWAGKSLSDLADGVKYLAAQGLIDPKRVCIAGEGYGGYAALRGAQAQNPYRCAASINGIIDPDDYLKTARSNAPVDAIASLKADPAAPRAFVADTLSPGQIETQFGQTPPPVIGAADISKPVLLIASPNDAVVPSRQSRALRDALQRAGKTVTFVELPDNGHELKTQASRLSAAQALIDFLAKHNPAK
- a CDS encoding DUF4143 domain-containing protein, producing MDVSAIGASLALTHGTLESYIKAVETLYLVDRVRPWTKTDYARVGKKDKLFMADTGLTASCMGWSLDKVRLNGELNGKLIETFVYTQLAALVDASSGEYTLSHYRDREKREVDFLVENDDAIVGVEVKAGTNIDANSSST
- a CDS encoding ATP-binding protein is translated as MYGLKLRILYFNFAGAGSIKTRASEEVKCNRSVSALAGGIDPNCAQGAQVLLLEGPRQCGKTTLARQIAGGGEGTIYRTLDDQTLLNSAIEDPHGFVAHGNELMIIDEVQRAPLLLPAVKKDVDENETPGRFILTGSANFQSLPKVNESMAGRVRKVRLRPLSEGELENAQPQFLARIFAGDVKGLPASNLNKDDYLTWALRGGFPEVVRLESDRQRRLWHKDYVQALIDCDLRDIANIRLVIEIYGCISYRRFARADPWDTRVLYQSR
- a CDS encoding beta-galactosidase, with product MPFLPSRRLTLSAGMAASVSTLMPGAAALAKAHRFEIGPSDFLLDGRPIQIRCGEMHFPRVPREYWPHRLKMIKAMGLNAVCAYLFWNYHEWNEGQFDWEGQRDAAAFCRMAQKEGLWVILRPGPYACAEWEMGGLPWWLLKAEGDAFLRTRAEAFTGPAHRWIEEVGRHLGPLQVTKGGPILMVQVENEYGFFGNDLEYLQGMRKAVEQAGFDVPLFQCNPTHVVAKTHIPELLSVANFGNDPETGFNTLRAVQRAPLMCGEYYSGWFDVWGAGHRTGGVQSSVADIKWMLQQNGSFSLYMAHGGTSFGLWGGCDRPFQPDTTSYDYDAPISEAGRIGEKFEAYRSAMRPFLKAGERLPAPPPQKDTMALAPFSLEECAPVSAGYTSNPIQASELRSIEAYGISRGLVSYKAVLPAGPEGVLKVNKARDLAWIRVDGKEVGTFDVRHQRTSVTIPARSYDAVIEILLYTIARVNFGVEVHDRKGIHGPVTFTPKGSAPIPVVNWELRAIDFGADGNLPKLNWTKETASGPSFYRGTFTATSRDDSFLNMSNWGLGVVWINGRCLGRYWSIGPTQTMYLPGPWIKKGVNEIVVLDLTGPDKPVVLGQTTPILDALRLDRDLPKPKSNRTLALANIPPTHSGAFRPGSSSQDVMFETPANGRQFCLVSQNAHDQKGFAAVAEIALLDRAGQPINQSDWSVAYVDSEEVASLNGAAVNAINGQAADFWHSAVRSADVRDHPHYLAIDLGGTIEVAGFRYTPRQGGDGVTGRIKDYQVYVGDTLVVET